From Humisphaera borealis, the proteins below share one genomic window:
- a CDS encoding sensor domain-containing diguanylate cyclase, whose protein sequence is MARADRERSICSTNDHGQASTPAHGTRNQSVVLHYMPSVRENILLIGDAGEQLRTAIAAVLPDADVTSVPTVFDGIAELSAGQTSGGALSGGISSVGRFTTVLAAAEPIERRPEAAVGTLRDLAGNGRLVLFGQPTLEGLSRKMLAFGCDDYLVTPASDREIEEVFATPNPHLPPEPAAAAVAPDAVPAATAPVRSNDQAVAEKLVSHEGRIDYAVLGSVLLDALIHHPHNPIDWTLKLISRRLSPLVELTYRANNEPPAARAEFSEVLSRQVMTPDGPGGTLFAAINHNADETVAREILQDLAPMIGRVAALQIRHAALQKMAITDELTGVYNARYFRHFLTRILEKARQMHFPVTLLLFDIDDFKNYNDQFGHQVGDEILKQTASMMRKSVREHDLVARIGGDEFAVVFWDKEGPRTPREPRPGVVSRPPHSPVQVFERFKRLIQSDEFTALGQHGRGKLGISAGLAVYPYEGHDVPTLIAEADKALMQGAKKHGKNRLSLVGNGNGGNGGNGGH, encoded by the coding sequence GTGGCCCGTGCCGACCGCGAGAGGTCCATCTGTTCGACTAATGACCACGGGCAGGCGAGTACGCCAGCCCATGGCACCCGCAATCAGTCCGTTGTGTTGCATTACATGCCGTCCGTCCGCGAAAACATCCTCCTGATCGGCGACGCCGGCGAACAACTTCGCACGGCGATCGCGGCCGTTCTGCCGGATGCCGACGTCACCAGCGTGCCGACGGTGTTCGACGGTATCGCCGAGCTGTCGGCGGGACAGACTTCGGGTGGGGCGTTGTCGGGTGGGATATCGTCGGTCGGCCGGTTCACCACAGTACTGGCCGCGGCCGAGCCGATCGAACGCCGGCCCGAGGCCGCCGTCGGCACCCTGCGCGACCTGGCCGGTAACGGCCGGCTGGTGCTGTTCGGCCAGCCGACCCTCGAAGGCCTGAGCCGCAAGATGCTGGCCTTCGGCTGCGACGACTACTTGGTCACGCCGGCGAGCGACCGAGAGATCGAAGAAGTCTTCGCGACGCCCAACCCGCACCTTCCGCCGGAACCCGCGGCGGCAGCGGTCGCGCCCGATGCGGTGCCCGCCGCGACCGCCCCGGTGCGATCCAACGACCAGGCCGTTGCCGAGAAACTCGTCTCGCACGAAGGGCGGATCGACTACGCCGTGCTGGGGTCGGTGCTGCTCGATGCCCTGATTCATCACCCGCACAACCCGATCGACTGGACGCTGAAGCTCATCAGCCGTCGGCTGTCGCCGCTGGTAGAGCTGACCTACCGCGCCAACAACGAGCCGCCAGCCGCGCGGGCGGAGTTCAGCGAGGTGCTGTCGCGGCAGGTGATGACGCCCGACGGCCCCGGCGGCACGCTCTTCGCCGCGATCAACCACAACGCCGACGAGACGGTGGCCCGGGAGATCCTGCAGGACCTGGCGCCCATGATCGGCCGCGTTGCCGCGCTGCAGATCCGCCATGCGGCGCTTCAGAAGATGGCGATCACCGACGAGCTGACCGGCGTGTACAACGCCCGGTACTTCCGCCACTTCCTGACGCGCATCCTGGAGAAGGCGCGGCAGATGCACTTCCCGGTGACGCTGCTGCTGTTCGATATCGACGACTTCAAGAACTACAACGACCAGTTCGGCCATCAGGTGGGCGACGAGATCCTGAAGCAGACGGCGTCGATGATGCGCAAGAGCGTGCGCGAGCACGACCTGGTGGCGCGCATCGGCGGGGACGAGTTTGCGGTCGTCTTCTGGGACAAGGAAGGCCCGCGCACCCCGCGAGAGCCGAGGCCCGGCGTCGTCAGTCGTCCGCCGCACAGCCCGGTGCAGGTGTTCGAGCGGTTCAAGCGATTGATCCAGAGCGACGAGTTCACCGCGCTAGGCCAGCACGGCCGGGGCAAACTGGGCATCAGCGCCGGATTGGCGGTCTACCCGTACGAAGGCCACGACGTGCCGACGCTGATCGCCGAGGCGGACAAGGCGCTGATGCAGGGGGCAAAGAAGCACGGCAAGAACCGGTTGTCGTTGGTCGGCAACGGCAACGGCGGCAATGGTGGGAATGGCGGGCATTGA
- a CDS encoding ISL3 family transposase yields the protein MSIEELTALLGGWKGYTLGTVGRVEPGQHGPTLPEVHLELHPVRDHPRVCSGCGKTCRSIHDTAERWVDDLPIFDAMTRLLVHRVRVACPDCGPKVEKLDWLEPYARVTTRMARSVAQLCRVLPIKHVADYFGLNWKTVKKIDKAWLTRTLGPVDLDGVTKLAMDEFAIQKGHRYATVVIDPNCKRVLWVGRGRSREEVRPFFELLGPERCKRIVAVAMDMNAAYDLEVREHCPNAEVVYDLFHVVAKYGREVVDRVRVDEANKVKDDKPARKVIKGSRWLLLRNADNIEKEQDRIRLAELLKANRKLAAVYVLKDDLKELWFYRHVGYAKQFWDEWYGRAIRSRIDPLKRFAGKLKGYLPGILSHCRFPLNTSVLEGINNKIKVIKRMAYGYRDDAYFFLKIRQAFPGVGR from the coding sequence TTGTCGATCGAAGAACTTACCGCCCTCCTCGGCGGCTGGAAAGGCTATACGCTCGGGACCGTCGGACGCGTCGAACCCGGCCAGCACGGACCGACCCTTCCGGAAGTTCACCTGGAACTCCATCCCGTCCGCGACCACCCCCGCGTCTGCTCCGGCTGCGGCAAGACCTGTCGCTCGATTCATGATACCGCTGAACGCTGGGTCGACGATCTGCCGATTTTCGACGCCATGACCCGGCTGCTGGTGCATCGCGTTCGCGTCGCCTGTCCGGACTGCGGGCCGAAGGTCGAGAAGCTCGACTGGCTGGAGCCCTACGCCCGCGTGACCACCCGCATGGCCCGCAGCGTCGCGCAGCTCTGCCGGGTGCTGCCGATCAAGCATGTCGCCGACTACTTCGGGCTGAACTGGAAGACGGTCAAGAAGATCGACAAGGCCTGGCTCACGCGTACGCTCGGACCGGTCGACCTCGACGGCGTGACGAAGCTGGCGATGGACGAGTTCGCGATCCAGAAGGGTCATCGCTATGCGACGGTCGTGATCGATCCGAACTGCAAACGCGTGCTTTGGGTGGGCCGCGGCCGCAGCCGGGAGGAGGTCCGGCCGTTCTTCGAACTGCTCGGCCCCGAGCGTTGCAAACGGATCGTGGCGGTGGCGATGGACATGAACGCCGCGTACGACCTGGAGGTGCGGGAACACTGTCCCAACGCCGAGGTGGTGTACGACCTGTTCCACGTCGTCGCCAAGTACGGGCGTGAGGTGGTGGACCGGGTCCGCGTGGACGAGGCGAACAAGGTGAAAGACGACAAGCCGGCGCGGAAGGTGATTAAGGGCTCACGCTGGCTGCTGCTGCGAAACGCCGACAACATCGAGAAGGAGCAGGACCGGATCCGGCTGGCGGAACTGCTCAAGGCCAACCGCAAGCTGGCGGCGGTCTATGTGCTGAAGGACGACCTGAAAGAGCTGTGGTTCTACCGGCACGTGGGCTACGCGAAGCAGTTCTGGGATGAGTGGTACGGCAGAGCGATCCGCAGCCGGATCGATCCGCTGAAGCGGTTCGCCGGGAAGCTCAAGGGATACTTGCCGGGGATCCTGAGTCACTGCCGATTCCCGTTGAACACTAGCGTGCTGGAGGGGATCAACAACAAGATCAAGGTGATCAAGCGGATGGCCTACGGGTATCGTGACGACGCCTATTTCTTCCTCAAGATCCGCCAGGCGTTCCCCGGAGTTGGGAGATGA
- a CDS encoding choice-of-anchor tandem repeat GloVer-containing protein: MRRKFFSRVRSVVAAQVRSLMEPLEDRRLMSVVTTPLTPLSSPAEIFADTNGTTLYWADGAQEVRQFAVADIPAIEAADAASATGLIKDSTGTIFGIGFAGNGSIFKIAPGTTTIVPLITFNGTNGSEPEDIILGPDGTIYGTTANGGANDAGTLYKFDPSDPTTFVTLAEFNGTNGQSPNSGLFLDDSGNLFGTTDRGGSGTGDDGTIFKFDASTASLTTVVSFEEAVTGRRPTSLTAGPDGLLYGATFAGAPAGFGTLFSFNPSNNAFEQVTEMNDDTQGPETALTVDAAGNIFGVTKEGGTSGNNDNGAAFKFDRTSGQLSTLRLFNINTPVGRYPNSKLFIDANGDLIGRGDTSIFKIAGSGFIQSADLPVLGDSSISAIATFDGANGNGANGGLVRDAAGNRYGTTSGGGTSQQGNLFKIDATTGAITSLFSFSGTDGNSPSENLVIDSAGNIYGVTILGGANDLGTVFRFNPATSTMTTLASFNGTNGSVPFAGLTIDSAGNLFGTTLEGGANAKGTVFKIAAGTSTIVTLGSFDGTNGSTPYGGVILDSAGNLFGAARVGGASDDGAIYKVAAGTTTITLLKSFDGANGNSTTGSEPRAKLLLLANGDLVGTTSRGGPTDDGTVFRYTPISDTLTTVLSFDGSNGDGPSSGLIADAAGNLYGVTSSGGANDNGVVYRITNGATAVVASIAGAQGRSPRGDLTVDADGSLIGAANAGGNADNGTVFKLSNAGFIFGTSDATLPATAIAGQKIKGKITVLFPNPSATTAFNNTVTINLRTSQDVGLNQDDALLLTATKKLKIKAGGTATIKLPIKSLPGTLETGTYFLLAEVTPTGGATRTTVSDDFVSVTAATRNLTGTATGPAKLVPAKSAKVVLAITNTGNAPISEVVEFAVNAVPVGGGPGTAVAISLQTKTFKINAGQTKKITASFGVPPNLAAGTYNIQVALDPNNGLVESNEQDNVLLSTAVSTVS, encoded by the coding sequence ATGCGTCGAAAGTTCTTCTCGCGGGTTCGTTCGGTTGTCGCCGCACAGGTTCGCTCGTTAATGGAACCGCTGGAAGATCGTCGGCTGATGTCGGTCGTGACGACGCCGCTCACCCCGCTGTCGTCGCCGGCGGAGATCTTCGCCGACACCAACGGCACCACCCTCTACTGGGCCGACGGTGCCCAGGAAGTGCGGCAGTTCGCGGTCGCCGACATCCCGGCGATCGAGGCCGCCGACGCCGCAAGCGCGACGGGGCTGATCAAGGATTCGACAGGCACGATCTTTGGCATCGGCTTCGCCGGCAATGGATCGATCTTCAAGATCGCACCGGGTACGACCACCATCGTCCCGTTGATCACCTTCAACGGCACCAACGGAAGCGAGCCGGAAGATATCATCCTCGGCCCGGACGGGACGATTTACGGAACGACGGCGAATGGCGGCGCCAACGACGCGGGAACCCTTTACAAGTTTGATCCCAGCGACCCGACGACGTTCGTAACGCTCGCCGAGTTCAACGGCACCAACGGCCAGTCGCCCAACAGCGGACTGTTCCTCGACGACAGCGGCAATCTCTTCGGCACCACAGACCGGGGAGGTTCCGGTACTGGAGACGACGGGACGATTTTCAAGTTCGACGCCAGTACGGCCTCCCTCACCACCGTCGTCAGCTTCGAAGAGGCCGTCACCGGCCGCCGGCCCACGTCATTGACGGCCGGCCCCGACGGGCTCCTCTACGGAGCGACCTTCGCCGGAGCGCCGGCCGGCTTCGGCACCCTCTTCTCGTTCAATCCGTCGAACAACGCGTTCGAGCAGGTGACCGAGATGAACGACGACACCCAGGGTCCTGAAACCGCTCTAACGGTCGATGCCGCTGGCAACATCTTTGGCGTCACGAAAGAGGGTGGCACTTCGGGCAACAACGACAACGGGGCGGCGTTCAAGTTCGATCGCACCAGCGGCCAACTCAGCACATTGCGGTTGTTCAACATCAATACGCCCGTCGGCCGCTACCCCAACTCCAAGCTCTTCATCGATGCCAATGGCGACCTGATTGGCCGCGGCGACACGTCGATCTTCAAGATTGCCGGCTCTGGGTTCATCCAGAGTGCGGACCTACCCGTGCTCGGCGACAGTTCGATCAGCGCGATCGCGACGTTCGACGGGGCCAACGGTAACGGCGCCAATGGCGGCCTGGTTCGCGACGCCGCCGGCAACCGTTATGGCACCACCTCCGGCGGCGGGACGTCGCAGCAAGGCAACCTCTTCAAGATCGACGCCACCACCGGCGCGATCACGTCGCTCTTCTCCTTCAGTGGCACCGACGGCAACTCTCCCAGCGAAAACCTGGTCATTGACTCTGCGGGCAACATCTACGGCGTCACGATCCTGGGCGGCGCGAACGACCTGGGCACGGTCTTCAGGTTCAACCCGGCTACGTCCACGATGACCACGCTCGCGTCGTTCAACGGCACCAACGGAAGTGTGCCGTTCGCCGGGCTGACCATTGATTCGGCCGGCAACCTATTCGGTACAACCCTCGAAGGCGGCGCCAACGCCAAGGGCACGGTCTTCAAGATCGCCGCCGGGACTTCGACGATTGTCACCCTCGGCTCGTTCGACGGTACCAACGGCAGCACGCCCTACGGCGGCGTCATCCTGGATAGCGCCGGCAATCTGTTCGGCGCGGCTCGCGTCGGCGGAGCCAGCGACGACGGTGCGATCTACAAGGTCGCTGCAGGCACGACGACGATTACGCTGTTGAAATCCTTCGACGGGGCCAACGGCAACTCGACGACCGGTAGCGAGCCCCGCGCCAAGCTCCTGTTGCTGGCCAACGGAGACCTCGTCGGCACGACTTCGCGTGGCGGACCGACCGACGACGGGACGGTCTTCCGCTACACGCCGATCTCCGACACGCTGACCACCGTTCTTTCCTTCGACGGCAGCAACGGAGACGGCCCCTCGTCCGGACTGATCGCAGATGCCGCCGGCAACCTGTACGGCGTGACATCCAGCGGCGGCGCGAATGACAACGGCGTCGTCTACCGCATCACCAACGGCGCGACGGCTGTCGTCGCATCGATCGCCGGCGCGCAAGGTCGGAGCCCCCGCGGCGACCTCACGGTCGATGCGGATGGAAGCCTCATCGGTGCCGCCAACGCCGGCGGTAATGCTGACAACGGGACGGTCTTCAAGCTGTCGAACGCCGGGTTCATCTTCGGTACGTCCGATGCAACACTCCCCGCGACCGCGATCGCCGGGCAGAAGATCAAGGGCAAGATCACGGTGCTGTTCCCCAATCCGTCCGCGACGACGGCATTCAACAATACGGTCACGATCAACCTGCGGACGTCGCAGGATGTGGGCTTGAACCAGGACGACGCGCTGCTTCTGACAGCGACGAAGAAGCTCAAGATCAAGGCCGGCGGGACGGCGACGATCAAGCTGCCGATCAAGAGTCTCCCGGGAACGCTGGAGACCGGCACGTACTTCCTGCTGGCAGAGGTGACGCCGACCGGCGGCGCGACGCGGACGACAGTGTCCGATGATTTCGTCTCCGTCACCGCAGCCACCCGTAACCTGACCGGCACCGCGACGGGCCCGGCGAAACTGGTTCCCGCCAAGTCCGCGAAGGTGGTGCTGGCGATCACCAACACCGGCAACGCACCAATCTCGGAAGTGGTGGAGTTTGCCGTGAATGCCGTGCCCGTTGGCGGCGGGCCTGGGACGGCCGTTGCGATCTCGTTGCAAACCAAGACGTTCAAAATCAACGCCGGGCAGACCAAGAAGATCACCGCATCGTTCGGCGTGCCGCCGAACCTCGCCGCGGGCACCTACAACATCCAGGTGGCGCTCGATCCGAACAACGGTCTGGTGGAATCCAACGAGCAGGACAATGTCCTGCTCAGCACGGCCGTCTCGACGGTCTCGTAG
- a CDS encoding choice-of-anchor tandem repeat GloVer-containing protein, with protein sequence MSSARSVKRSSQTHRSNHLKTAAIEALEGRRLMTLIFEPLSALQSTADLFTDSTGTRVYAHDGRVLRFNTSDIPALEAADAASADFLLQDAAGNLYGIDNEATPTAQERLFVISAGSTAVTPLVTFDGTNGTFPEDIAIAPNGAIYGTTRSGGTNDKGTVYKFDPATNTFTTLVHFDGTNGETPQSGLYVDTEGNLFGTTRDGGQFNAGTIFKITKGTDAFSTLVTFDDVDVGGFPRGDLVPGPDGRLYGTTRTGGVGNLGTIFTFNPNDELPIVPFTLASFTPDTADANIKALTIDAVGNVFGVAEEGGTSENNSNGSMFTYMQAVGEIQQVNLFFPNTPIGQDPIAAFHVDEEGNLIGVTEDSGFKVTGTGFITAADLAVLGDSNVVNLGTFSAPDFVTQGANLSRDAAGNFYGTTIFGGANNLGTVYKIDAATNTSSIIASFDGANGRGPAGGVILDAAGNLYGTTRNGGTNDAGTVFMIAAGTSTITTLVNFNTVNGREPFAALTLDAAGNLYGTAAAGGANSKGVIFKLDAGTHAFSVLADGDQITNGPEGLQGGVIVDAAGNLYGTSNAGGLSNEGTLYKVEAGTNALSVLLEFDGQNGSLPDGELLLDAGNLYGTTSNGGPTDNGTVFRYSIANDTLTTLASFDSTNGRVPLGGVLLDAAGNLYGTTVTDGPNGRGTIFRVAAGSNQAVNLVAFNQINGESPEGSLLVDAGGNLFGTTRRGNNLGSGRVFKVTDTGFVFGKSTATLPTTAIAGQAAKGKITVDFPNPSATATFSDTVTIKLLASSDTAFDPSDAEVLTVTKKLKIKPGATAAIKLATKSFPASLDSGAYFLIARVTPTGGTARTTVTDAFTTITAATQNLAGTALAPATLKAGKKGKITLTLTNGGNVAISSAVAITITGAPNGNLLAREAIDTVTKKIALKAGQTKKFTLSYLVPANLAAGQYSIVADLDTAGAIAETSETDNLLDSPVVTTVS encoded by the coding sequence ATGTCGTCGGCCAGATCTGTCAAGCGTTCTTCCCAGACCCACCGTTCCAACCACCTGAAGACCGCCGCGATCGAGGCGCTCGAAGGCCGCCGGCTGATGACGTTGATTTTCGAGCCGCTCAGCGCGCTGCAATCGACCGCGGACCTGTTCACCGACTCCACCGGCACCCGCGTCTACGCCCACGACGGTCGCGTCCTGCGGTTTAACACCAGCGATATCCCCGCACTGGAAGCTGCCGACGCCGCCAGCGCCGATTTCCTTCTGCAGGATGCCGCCGGCAACCTGTACGGGATCGACAATGAGGCCACCCCTACCGCGCAGGAAAGGCTGTTCGTCATTTCGGCCGGCAGCACTGCCGTCACGCCGCTGGTGACGTTCGATGGCACCAACGGAACGTTCCCAGAAGACATCGCCATCGCGCCCAACGGCGCGATTTATGGAACCACACGGAGCGGTGGCACGAACGATAAAGGCACCGTCTACAAGTTCGATCCGGCGACGAACACTTTCACCACGCTCGTTCACTTCGACGGCACCAACGGCGAGACCCCGCAAAGCGGGCTCTACGTCGATACCGAGGGCAACCTGTTCGGCACGACCCGAGACGGCGGTCAGTTCAACGCCGGCACCATCTTCAAAATCACCAAGGGAACCGACGCCTTTTCCACCCTCGTGACCTTCGACGATGTGGACGTCGGCGGCTTTCCCCGCGGTGACCTTGTCCCCGGCCCCGACGGACGCCTTTATGGCACCACCCGGACCGGCGGGGTGGGTAATCTCGGCACGATCTTCACCTTCAACCCCAATGACGAACTCCCCATAGTTCCCTTTACATTGGCGTCGTTCACGCCGGATACCGCCGACGCGAACATCAAAGCGCTGACCATTGATGCCGTCGGCAACGTGTTCGGCGTTGCCGAGGAGGGTGGGACCAGCGAAAACAACTCCAATGGCTCGATGTTCACCTACATGCAGGCCGTCGGCGAAATCCAACAGGTCAACCTCTTCTTTCCCAATACACCGATCGGGCAGGATCCCATCGCCGCCTTCCATGTGGATGAGGAAGGCAACCTGATCGGTGTCACTGAAGACAGCGGGTTCAAGGTCACTGGCACCGGCTTCATCACGGCTGCCGATCTTGCAGTCCTCGGCGACAGCAACGTCGTCAACCTGGGCACCTTTAGCGCTCCCGACTTCGTCACCCAGGGGGCCAACCTGAGCCGCGACGCGGCGGGCAACTTCTACGGCACGACCATATTTGGCGGTGCCAACAATCTGGGTACGGTTTACAAGATCGATGCCGCCACCAACACCAGCAGCATCATCGCCAGCTTCGACGGTGCTAACGGCCGTGGCCCGGCCGGCGGCGTGATTCTGGACGCGGCGGGAAATCTGTACGGTACCACTCGAAACGGCGGCACGAACGATGCCGGCACCGTCTTCATGATCGCCGCAGGCACTTCAACGATCACGACGCTCGTCAACTTCAACACCGTCAACGGTCGCGAGCCCTTTGCCGCGTTGACCCTGGACGCCGCCGGCAATCTGTACGGCACCGCAGCGGCCGGTGGTGCCAACAGCAAGGGCGTGATCTTCAAACTCGACGCCGGGACGCACGCCTTCTCCGTCCTTGCGGACGGCGACCAAATCACCAACGGTCCCGAAGGTCTGCAAGGCGGTGTCATCGTCGACGCCGCCGGCAACCTCTACGGCACCAGTAACGCCGGCGGCCTCTCCAACGAGGGCACTCTCTACAAGGTGGAGGCCGGCACCAATGCGCTTAGCGTGTTGCTCGAGTTCGACGGGCAGAACGGCTCGCTGCCCGACGGCGAGCTGCTGCTCGATGCCGGCAACCTGTATGGCACGACGTCAAACGGTGGCCCGACCGACAATGGAACGGTCTTCCGCTACAGCATCGCCAACGACACGCTCACAACGCTCGCCTCGTTCGACAGCACCAACGGGCGGGTACCGCTGGGCGGGGTTCTGCTGGACGCGGCCGGCAACCTGTACGGAACGACCGTGACGGATGGCCCGAACGGACGGGGCACCATCTTCCGTGTCGCTGCCGGTTCCAACCAGGCAGTAAACCTGGTCGCCTTCAACCAGATCAACGGCGAGAGCCCGGAAGGAAGCCTCCTGGTGGACGCCGGCGGCAACCTCTTCGGCACCACACGCCGGGGCAACAACCTGGGCTCCGGGCGCGTCTTCAAGGTGACCGATACCGGCTTTGTTTTCGGCAAATCCACCGCAACACTGCCGACCACCGCGATCGCCGGCCAGGCCGCCAAGGGCAAGATCACCGTCGATTTCCCCAACCCCTCTGCGACGGCCACGTTCAGCGACACCGTCACGATCAAGCTGCTGGCCTCGAGCGACACCGCTTTCGACCCGTCCGATGCCGAGGTCCTGACCGTCACCAAGAAGCTCAAGATCAAGCCCGGCGCAACGGCGGCGATCAAACTCGCGACCAAGAGCTTCCCGGCCAGCCTCGACAGCGGTGCCTACTTCCTGATCGCCCGGGTGACGCCCACCGGCGGCACAGCCCGCACCACCGTCACCGACGCCTTCACCACCATCACGGCGGCAACGCAAAACCTCGCCGGCACGGCGCTCGCCCCGGCAACGCTCAAGGCCGGCAAGAAGGGCAAGATCACGCTGACACTGACCAACGGCGGCAACGTGGCGATCTCGTCCGCGGTCGCGATCACGATTACCGGCGCGCCCAACGGCAACCTCCTGGCCCGCGAAGCGATCGACACGGTTACCAAGAAGATTGCCCTCAAGGCCGGCCAGACGAAGAAGTTCACGCTGTCGTATCTCGTCCCGGCCAATCTGGCGGCGGGGCAGTACAGCATCGTCGCCGACCTCGACACCGCTGGCGCCATCGCCGAGACCAGCGAAACCGACAACCTGCTCGACAGCCCAGTGGTGACGACGGTGAGTTGA
- the gap gene encoding type I glyceraldehyde-3-phosphate dehydrogenase, producing the protein MAIKVGINGFGRIGRMVFQAIADQGLLGKTIDVVAVVDVSTDADYFAYQIKYDSVHGRFKHKVETAKSDASKEEADTLVVNGYKTKCVAATKEPGQLPWKDLGVDYVIESTGLFTDSEKAKGHIAAGAKKVIISAPGKGEVKTLVMGVNHEEYDSAKHTIVSNASCTTNCLAPLVHVLLKEGFGIETGLMTTIHAYTATQKTVDGPSKKDWRGGRAAAINTIPSSTGAAKAVGEVLPATKGKLTGMAFRVATADVSVVDLTFRTEKDTSIEAIDAALKKASETYLKGYLGFTDEELVSTDFIHDPRSSIYDSLATLQNNLKGEKRFFKVVSWYDNEWGYSMRVVDLIQYMAKKDGIG; encoded by the coding sequence ATGGCTATCAAAGTTGGTATCAACGGTTTCGGCCGCATCGGCCGGATGGTGTTCCAGGCGATCGCGGACCAGGGTCTGCTCGGCAAGACGATCGACGTCGTCGCCGTCGTCGACGTGTCGACCGACGCCGACTACTTCGCCTACCAGATCAAGTACGATTCGGTCCACGGCCGCTTCAAGCACAAGGTCGAGACCGCCAAGAGCGACGCGAGCAAGGAAGAAGCCGACACGCTGGTCGTCAACGGCTACAAGACCAAGTGCGTCGCCGCGACCAAGGAACCCGGCCAGCTCCCCTGGAAGGACCTGGGCGTCGACTACGTGATCGAGAGCACCGGCCTGTTCACCGACAGCGAAAAGGCCAAGGGGCACATCGCCGCCGGCGCCAAGAAGGTCATCATCTCGGCCCCCGGTAAGGGCGAGGTCAAGACGCTGGTGATGGGCGTCAACCACGAAGAGTACGATTCGGCCAAGCACACGATCGTGTCGAACGCCAGCTGCACCACCAACTGCCTCGCGCCGCTGGTGCACGTGCTGCTGAAGGAAGGTTTCGGCATCGAGACCGGCCTGATGACGACGATCCACGCCTACACCGCCACCCAGAAGACGGTCGACGGCCCGAGCAAGAAGGACTGGCGTGGCGGCCGCGCGGCGGCCATCAACACCATCCCCAGCAGCACCGGCGCGGCCAAGGCCGTCGGCGAAGTGCTCCCGGCGACCAAGGGCAAGCTCACCGGCATGGCGTTCCGCGTCGCGACGGCGGACGTGTCGGTCGTCGACCTGACCTTCCGCACCGAGAAGGACACCAGCATCGAAGCGATCGACGCCGCCCTCAAGAAAGCCAGCGAGACCTACCTCAAGGGCTACCTCGGGTTCACGGACGAAGAGCTGGTCAGCACCGACTTCATCCATGATCCCCGCAGCAGCATCTACGACAGCCTCGCGACGCTGCAGAACAACCTCAAGGGTGAGAAGCGGTTCTTCAAGGTCGTCAGCTGGTACGACAACGAATGGGGCTACTCCATGCGTGTGGTCGACCTGATCCAGTACATGGCCAAGAAGGACGGCATCGGCTGA
- the rplU gene encoding 50S ribosomal protein L21, producing MYAIIDEGGKQFKVSTGDTLLIDRKVEEGTTELKLDRVLLVGSGAETKVGTPTVAGATVSVEVIGAKKGPKTISFDYKRRKGYRNTKGHRQNYTEVKVTAISA from the coding sequence ATGTACGCGATCATTGATGAAGGCGGCAAGCAGTTTAAGGTCAGCACCGGCGACACCCTGTTGATCGACCGCAAGGTCGAAGAGGGCACGACCGAGCTGAAGCTCGATCGCGTGCTGCTCGTCGGCAGCGGTGCCGAGACCAAGGTCGGCACCCCCACCGTCGCCGGCGCGACGGTCTCCGTCGAAGTCATCGGCGCCAAGAAGGGCCCGAAAACGATCAGCTTCGACTACAAGCGCCGCAAGGGCTACCGCAACACCAAGGGCCACCGCCAGAACTACACCGAAGTCAAGGTCACGGCGATCAGCGCCTGA